Proteins from a single region of Candidatus Tanganyikabacteria bacterium:
- a CDS encoding DUF327 family protein: MTIKVGDVPQFEPGGPHPVGPGAPKDRADPLAFRQQLAYHSNLDPAEPADIHMRRVDEEAKRLLANPTMAGIAAYREAVRKFLKAVSDKLGKLDKRTDRRNRTLVIIRSLDDKLEDLTRAVLEDQEKGLDLLARLNEIRGMLLDLLI, translated from the coding sequence ATGACCATCAAGGTCGGAGACGTCCCGCAATTCGAGCCCGGCGGGCCGCACCCCGTAGGGCCCGGTGCGCCCAAGGATCGCGCTGATCCCCTAGCGTTCCGGCAACAGTTGGCCTACCACAGCAACCTGGATCCGGCCGAACCCGCCGACATCCACATGCGGCGCGTCGACGAGGAGGCCAAGCGCCTGCTCGCCAACCCGACGATGGCCGGCATCGCCGCTTATCGCGAGGCGGTGCGGAAGTTCCTCAAGGCCGTCAGCGACAAGCTCGGGAAGCTGGACAAGCGGACCGATCGCCGCAATCGCACGCTGGTCATCATCCGCAGCCTTGACGACAAGCTCGAGGATTTGACCCGGGCGGTCCTGGAAGACCAGGAGAAGGGCCTGGACCTGCTGGCCAGGCTCAACGAGATCCGCGGGATGCTGCTGGATCTGCTCATCTAG